In Terriglobia bacterium, a single genomic region encodes these proteins:
- a CDS encoding divalent metal cation transporter: MTFRRSRKGTADDRGKVVPFPADPAARKGIHANLRRLVPGIVTGSANVDPSLVLTATVAGASFGYGLLWVVVLCVPFLEAIFGASARLGYETRKGLVDLLRENYGRHVALACALVVILINMAMIIADLMAVSDALSIILGHRRIYFVAAVAFSVWYILIFRNYRKITDALLWLSLPLCVYVAAAIVSAPGPLDVLHATFVPRVSATSSYAAAVLGMFGSLLTPYVLVWQTSSRREQAVTGGERPHLFESHAGTLVTTVLSFSVVVAAASVLHLRAPMELTTRQAAMALEPAVGALGPTLYALGIIGAGMVALPVLVASMCYSVSEALGWRSGLSENPWEAKSFYMLISLSMVVAAVGNFIHINPVKALFFSQVLAGVLTVPILVFILVLSNDRRVMHTTNTRYRNFWIGAAIGGLLAAELLWVIWAVMRH, translated from the coding sequence GTGACCTTCCGAAGATCCCGTAAAGGGACGGCGGATGATCGCGGGAAGGTCGTGCCCTTCCCGGCGGATCCCGCTGCCCGAAAAGGGATCCATGCAAATCTGCGACGGCTCGTTCCCGGTATTGTTACCGGCTCCGCGAACGTCGATCCCTCGCTTGTACTCACCGCCACGGTTGCAGGCGCTTCCTTCGGGTACGGGTTGCTGTGGGTGGTAGTACTCTGCGTTCCGTTTCTCGAAGCAATCTTCGGCGCTTCGGCACGCCTCGGGTACGAGACTCGCAAGGGCCTGGTCGATCTGCTGCGCGAGAACTATGGTCGTCATGTTGCGCTCGCCTGTGCTCTGGTCGTGATCCTGATCAATATGGCGATGATCATCGCCGATCTGATGGCAGTTTCGGACGCACTCTCCATCATCCTCGGACACCGGAGAATCTATTTCGTCGCGGCAGTCGCATTCTCGGTCTGGTACATCCTCATCTTCCGGAATTACCGGAAGATTACGGATGCCCTGCTGTGGCTCTCGCTGCCCCTGTGCGTCTACGTCGCTGCTGCAATAGTGTCCGCGCCCGGTCCGCTCGATGTGCTCCATGCCACCTTTGTTCCGCGGGTTTCGGCGACGTCTTCGTATGCGGCCGCCGTGCTGGGGATGTTCGGATCGCTACTGACGCCTTATGTGCTTGTATGGCAAACGAGTTCGCGGCGCGAGCAGGCGGTTACCGGCGGTGAGCGGCCGCATCTGTTTGAGAGTCATGCGGGAACGCTGGTAACGACAGTGCTTTCGTTCTCCGTCGTCGTTGCCGCGGCTTCCGTTCTACATTTGAGAGCGCCGATGGAACTGACGACTCGGCAAGCAGCGATGGCGCTGGAGCCCGCCGTCGGCGCACTCGGTCCGACGCTGTATGCGCTCGGAATCATCGGCGCTGGAATGGTCGCGCTGCCGGTGCTCGTAGCGTCGATGTGTTACAGCGTGAGTGAAGCCTTGGGATGGCGCTCCGGCCTGAGCGAGAACCCCTGGGAGGCGAAATCGTTTTATATGCTGATTTCGCTGTCGATGGTGGTGGCGGCAGTCGGAAACTTCATTCACATTAATCCCGTGAAAGCGCTGTTCTTCTCACAGGTCTTGGCTGGCGTGCTGACGGTGCCGATCCTCGTGTTCATCCTTGTGTTGTCGAACGATCGTCGCGTAATGCACACAACCAATACGCGCTACCGGAACTTCTGGATTGGGGCTGCCATCGGCGGCTTACTCGCAGCCGAACTCCTCTGGGTGATCTGGGCGGTCATGCGACATTGA
- a CDS encoding peptidylprolyl isomerase: MKLALPLLLIAAIVPAGAQTTPKASTAAEASMTALPPPAPNDTVVEEIVARVNNAIITRADLRRSKEQIDEEVKQSNDQNQQQEIEQRDKDALRDLINQQLLIQKGQDLGLSVDTEVIKRLDEIRKQIGAKDMDELQASAEKQGVNWEDFKNNLKNQLMSQRVIQQEVGSKIGQQITPSEVQKYYDEHKAEMEQPERIRLSEILIPVAIPKAADGKDDPSAEPTPEAVAAAQAKANDLEAQLKKGAAFDEIAKANSAGPTAANGGDLGYFKRGSLAKELEDKTFALQAGGVTDPIRTKQGFVILKVTEHTPAGLPPLKSVEGGIQERLYYAKLTPALNDYFKKLREDAYIYVKDGYVDTGKVAGQSGPVFTEDATTKKAKEQAAKKKKKRLLKIIPY; encoded by the coding sequence ATGAAACTAGCGTTACCTCTCCTTTTGATTGCGGCAATCGTTCCTGCCGGCGCCCAGACCACACCTAAGGCATCTACGGCTGCTGAAGCTTCCATGACTGCGCTTCCGCCACCAGCTCCGAACGACACGGTGGTGGAAGAGATCGTCGCCCGCGTGAATAATGCCATCATTACCCGTGCCGACCTTCGCCGCTCCAAGGAGCAGATCGACGAGGAAGTGAAGCAAAGTAACGATCAAAACCAGCAGCAGGAGATCGAGCAGCGCGATAAGGATGCGTTGCGCGACTTGATTAACCAGCAGTTGCTTATCCAGAAAGGGCAGGACCTTGGCCTCTCCGTAGATACCGAGGTCATCAAGCGCCTCGACGAAATCCGGAAGCAGATCGGCGCCAAGGACATGGATGAACTGCAGGCCTCGGCCGAAAAGCAGGGCGTTAACTGGGAAGATTTTAAAAACAATCTGAAGAACCAATTGATGTCGCAACGCGTCATTCAGCAGGAGGTCGGGAGCAAAATCGGACAGCAGATTACTCCCAGTGAGGTGCAGAAGTACTACGACGAGCACAAAGCCGAAATGGAGCAACCGGAGCGCATTCGCCTGAGTGAAATCCTGATACCGGTTGCGATTCCTAAGGCCGCCGATGGCAAGGACGATCCGTCAGCGGAACCGACTCCCGAAGCCGTCGCCGCGGCGCAGGCCAAAGCCAATGACCTCGAGGCGCAACTGAAGAAAGGCGCGGCCTTCGACGAAATCGCGAAAGCAAATTCGGCAGGGCCTACTGCGGCCAATGGCGGCGATCTCGGCTACTTCAAGCGTGGCTCGCTTGCCAAGGAGCTCGAAGACAAGACCTTTGCCCTTCAGGCAGGTGGAGTTACCGACCCGATCCGAACCAAACAGGGCTTCGTGATTCTGAAGGTCACCGAGCATACACCAGCGGGCCTTCCACCGCTGAAATCGGTTGAGGGTGGTATCCAGGAGCGGCTGTATTACGCCAAGCTCACACCTGCCCTCAATGACTACTTCAAAAAGCTTCGTGAGGACGCCTACATATACGTGAAGGATGGGTACGTTGACACCGGCAAGGTAGCCGGACAGTCAGGACCAGTATTCACCGAGGACGCCACGACGAAAAAAGCTAAAGAGCAGGCGGCCAAAAAGAAAAAGAAGAGACTGCTCAAAATCATACCCTACTAG
- a CDS encoding OB-fold nucleic acid binding domain-containing protein — MKDVYIRDAAQYENKPIVSSFLVTSKQVKSKKSGEPYLDLMLSDRTGQISAKMWDNIDGIEDTFAQDCVIKVKGVINRFNNRWQLTIHKLRKVEESEVDFSDFLPKTTKDVEELWATVGEFVASIEDEHLRALLKAFMADPKIAACYKNAPAAKTLHHAFIGGLLDHVVSLFRSCDLVLRNYPFVNRDLVLTGVFLHDVGKIYELNYARSFSYTTDGQLRGHMIIELEMLHEKIRELPTFPDQLKSLVEHLIISHHGQYEFGSPKLPMFPEALLLHYMDDLDSKLESMRATFEKEADNDSAWTGYNPSLGRPLLNTQKLLQKRTEPAPSTVAAAAGKTETQ; from the coding sequence ATGAAAGACGTTTACATTCGGGACGCCGCACAATACGAAAACAAGCCCATTGTCAGCAGTTTCCTCGTCACATCGAAGCAGGTGAAAAGCAAGAAGAGCGGCGAACCGTACCTCGACCTCATGCTGTCGGATCGTACCGGCCAGATTTCCGCCAAGATGTGGGACAACATCGATGGGATCGAGGACACCTTCGCGCAGGATTGCGTAATTAAGGTGAAGGGCGTCATCAATCGGTTCAACAACCGCTGGCAGCTGACTATACACAAGCTGCGCAAGGTGGAAGAGTCGGAAGTCGATTTCTCCGACTTCCTGCCGAAGACCACCAAAGACGTCGAGGAATTGTGGGCCACGGTCGGCGAATTCGTCGCAAGCATCGAAGACGAACATCTGCGCGCGTTACTGAAGGCCTTTATGGCCGATCCTAAGATTGCAGCGTGCTACAAGAACGCTCCCGCGGCGAAGACCTTGCATCACGCTTTCATCGGCGGACTCCTCGACCACGTCGTCTCGCTTTTCCGCTCCTGTGATCTCGTGCTGCGGAACTATCCCTTCGTCAATCGCGACTTGGTGCTCACCGGAGTCTTCCTCCACGACGTCGGGAAGATCTACGAGTTGAACTATGCGCGCTCCTTCAGCTACACGACCGACGGGCAGCTTCGCGGCCACATGATCATCGAACTCGAGATGCTGCACGAGAAGATCCGCGAGCTTCCCACATTTCCCGACCAGTTGAAGAGCCTTGTCGAACATCTCATCATCAGCCACCACGGGCAGTACGAGTTTGGCTCGCCCAAGCTCCCGATGTTTCCAGAAGCGTTGCTGCTGCACTACATGGACGACCTTGATTCGAAACTCGAAAGCATGCGCGCGACCTTCGAGAAAGAAGCTGATAACGATTCGGCATGGACGGGCTACAATCCGTCGCTCGGTCGTCCGCTGCTGAATACCCAGAAGCTGTTGCAGAAGCGAACCGAACCAGCGCCGTCCACGGTCGCCGCCGCCGCCGGGAAGACCGAAACGCAATAG
- a CDS encoding SDR family oxidoreductase yields the protein MPVTLSVQDKVAVITGGSRGIGAACVRMFAEAGAQVVFNYQKAKEAAAKLVVECGTDRCLAVQAELDGTGGEKKLIDAGVSRFGSVDILVVNHGIWPSHEAPIDSMTDEQWHKTIAINLDSVYRLIKHAVAAMKRQGKGGHIVLVSSTAGQRGEAFHADYAASKGAVISMVKGLAAELAPDGIYVNAVAPGWVRTDMSEPALKNEQKMTEVLRLIPLRRIAKPEEIAAPILFLCTPHAGFVTGEIFNVNGGAVLVG from the coding sequence ATGCCAGTGACACTTTCCGTTCAGGACAAAGTTGCAGTCATCACCGGGGGCTCGCGCGGGATTGGCGCGGCTTGCGTGCGGATGTTCGCCGAGGCGGGCGCTCAAGTCGTCTTCAATTACCAAAAGGCAAAAGAAGCGGCGGCGAAACTGGTCGTCGAATGCGGCACCGACCGATGCCTCGCGGTGCAAGCAGAGCTTGATGGTACCGGCGGTGAAAAGAAGCTGATTGACGCGGGGGTGAGCCGGTTTGGAAGCGTAGATATTCTCGTCGTGAATCACGGCATTTGGCCGTCACACGAAGCGCCGATCGACTCGATGACGGACGAGCAGTGGCACAAGACGATCGCAATTAATCTCGATAGCGTATATCGGCTCATCAAGCATGCGGTCGCGGCGATGAAGCGGCAGGGCAAGGGCGGGCACATCGTGCTGGTTAGCTCGACAGCTGGGCAGCGTGGTGAAGCATTTCACGCCGATTACGCGGCCAGCAAGGGCGCTGTGATCAGTATGGTGAAGGGTCTGGCGGCGGAACTTGCGCCTGACGGGATCTACGTAAATGCGGTGGCGCCAGGTTGGGTGCGTACCGACATGTCAGAACCGGCGCTGAAGAATGAGCAGAAAATGACTGAGGTCTTGCGCCTCATTCCGTTACGGCGCATTGCCAAACCGGAAGAGATTGCCGCGCCGATTTTGTTTCTGTGTACGCCGCATGCGGGTTTTGTAACCGGCGAAATCTTCAACGTAAACGGCGGGGCAGTGCTGGTTGGATAG
- a CDS encoding class I SAM-dependent methyltransferase, with amino-acid sequence MQTATKAKPQPEPVDPKQLEQFLHKFVGDMGAAMSAALILVGDELGLYRTMAEAGALTPERLAELTSTDPRYIREWLAAQAAAGYVMCDADTNTFWLSPEQALTLGQENSPADIVGGFQVVASMYKDVHKITEAFRGGTGVGWHEHHPLLFQGTERFFRSSYASNLLESWLPALDGVIEKLKNGGKVADVGCGYGASTILMAEAFPKTRFSAFDYHPASIEKARQKAWQAGLSEHIDFKVTTAKEYPGNDYDLVCMFDCLHDMGDPVGAAKHVLESLKPDGTWMIVEPFAHDEMKANLNPIGRVFYSASTMICTPASKAQEVGLALGAQAGEKKIREVVMAGGFKHFRRAAETPFNIVYEARP; translated from the coding sequence ATGCAGACTGCAACCAAGGCCAAACCACAACCTGAGCCGGTCGATCCGAAGCAACTCGAACAATTTCTTCACAAGTTCGTCGGAGACATGGGGGCGGCGATGAGTGCCGCACTGATTCTCGTGGGAGATGAACTTGGACTTTATCGAACCATGGCGGAGGCGGGGGCGTTGACGCCGGAACGCCTGGCCGAGTTGACCTCGACCGATCCGCGCTACATTCGCGAGTGGCTCGCCGCCCAAGCCGCGGCCGGTTACGTCATGTGCGATGCGGACACGAACACTTTCTGGCTCTCGCCGGAGCAGGCCTTAACGCTCGGACAGGAAAACAGTCCTGCAGATATCGTTGGCGGCTTCCAGGTTGTTGCATCGATGTACAAGGATGTGCATAAGATCACTGAAGCATTCCGCGGCGGAACCGGGGTTGGGTGGCACGAGCATCATCCGTTGCTTTTCCAGGGGACTGAGCGATTCTTCCGCTCAAGCTACGCCAGCAATCTGCTCGAGAGCTGGCTGCCGGCACTCGATGGCGTCATCGAGAAGCTGAAGAACGGCGGCAAGGTTGCGGATGTTGGCTGCGGATACGGCGCTTCGACAATCCTGATGGCGGAGGCATTCCCGAAAACGCGTTTCAGCGCATTCGACTATCACCCGGCGTCAATCGAGAAGGCACGGCAGAAAGCGTGGCAGGCGGGGTTGAGCGAACACATCGACTTCAAGGTGACAACGGCAAAAGAATATCCCGGAAATGATTACGACCTGGTTTGCATGTTTGACTGCCTGCACGATATGGGCGATCCAGTCGGTGCTGCCAAGCACGTTTTAGAATCGCTGAAGCCAGACGGGACTTGGATGATCGTGGAACCATTCGCGCACGATGAGATGAAGGCCAATCTCAATCCCATAGGCCGCGTCTTCTATTCGGCGTCGACCATGATCTGCACGCCGGCATCGAAAGCGCAGGAGGTTGGACTGGCGCTGGGCGCGCAGGCAGGCGAGAAGAAGATTCGCGAAGTGGTGATGGCGGGCGGGTTCAAGCACTTCCGACGCGCGGCCGAAACCCCGTTCAACATTGTTTACGAAGCTCGACCCTAA
- a CDS encoding gamma-glutamyl-gamma-aminobutyrate hydrolase family protein (Members of this family of hydrolases with an active site Cys residue belong to MEROPS family C26.): protein MRPRIAIPLPNSDAKYADKVMPQYKRSVEQSGGDAVEIPITASPGEIAQLMKSCDAVLLPGSPADVDPQKYGSAERDPQTKPMDVARDDADELLIQDAHNMRKPILAVCYGMQSLNVWRTGTLKQHLQTCVHHTRPEGAPPSMYVMHPVVVEAGTRLAHIVAPTIHQAHGSPKINVNSSHHQAVALPGDGLLISAVCPEDGTIEAFEGTAADHFVIGIQWHPERSFDDDDYSKAIFRAFVEAARQWHEKASEHGDFETVGR, encoded by the coding sequence ATGCGACCGCGAATTGCCATTCCGCTTCCAAACTCCGACGCCAAGTACGCCGACAAAGTGATGCCGCAGTACAAGCGTTCGGTTGAGCAGTCCGGTGGGGACGCCGTTGAGATCCCGATTACGGCTTCGCCGGGGGAGATTGCCCAACTGATGAAGTCGTGTGACGCGGTCCTGTTGCCGGGCTCGCCCGCCGATGTGGATCCGCAGAAGTACGGCTCCGCCGAGCGCGACCCCCAGACCAAACCGATGGATGTCGCTCGCGACGACGCAGATGAGTTGCTGATCCAGGACGCCCATAACATGCGCAAACCGATCCTGGCAGTCTGTTATGGTATGCAGTCGCTGAACGTGTGGCGCACGGGAACGCTGAAGCAGCACCTTCAGACGTGTGTTCACCACACTCGCCCGGAAGGCGCACCGCCCAGCATGTACGTCATGCATCCGGTAGTAGTTGAGGCGGGGACGCGCCTTGCGCACATCGTGGCTCCCACCATCCACCAGGCGCACGGTTCCCCGAAAATCAACGTGAACTCCAGCCATCACCAGGCGGTCGCTCTCCCCGGAGACGGATTGCTGATAAGCGCTGTGTGCCCGGAAGACGGAACCATCGAGGCGTTTGAGGGGACGGCTGCCGATCACTTCGTCATTGGAATCCAATGGCACCCGGAGCGCAGCTTCGATGACGACGATTATTCGAAGGCGATCTTCCGCGCGTTCGTAGAGGCAGCCCGCCAATGGCACGAGAAGGCGTCCGAACATGGCGATTTTGAGACCGTAGGACGCTGA
- a CDS encoding lysophospholipid acyltransferase family protein yields the protein MADTRQLGLWERWRSYLVFNPLVYFYTFVCGTLSLLSSFFDPRGRIQHGFARLWSRMILRTSGCTLQVEGLENVDLSKPYIYASNHQSAFDIPTLYVGLPVQFRIMAKKELFVYPFMGWHMKRSGQIPIERDDARSSLRSLARASETVRGGTPLFVFPEGGRTPDGTIKPFLSGAFYVAIKAGVPIVPMAIVGTYEILPMNSYVIRPHPIRLIVGKPISTEGMNPREMGALAKEVQKVIEDLYYAHSLVSDPRITPEGTEVACSPEADMTKTPARD from the coding sequence ATGGCGGACACGCGACAACTCGGTCTTTGGGAGCGGTGGCGCTCATACCTGGTTTTCAATCCCCTGGTCTATTTCTACACGTTCGTGTGCGGGACGCTGTCATTGCTGTCCTCGTTCTTCGATCCGAGAGGCCGCATCCAGCACGGGTTCGCGCGACTCTGGTCGCGGATGATCCTGAGAACCTCGGGTTGTACGCTGCAGGTCGAAGGCCTTGAGAACGTCGATCTTTCGAAACCGTATATCTACGCGAGCAATCACCAGTCGGCGTTCGATATCCCGACTCTCTATGTAGGACTCCCGGTCCAGTTCCGGATCATGGCGAAGAAGGAGCTGTTCGTATATCCCTTCATGGGATGGCACATGAAGCGCTCGGGGCAGATCCCGATCGAGCGTGACGATGCGCGGTCATCGCTGAGGTCACTTGCACGCGCGAGCGAAACGGTTCGCGGTGGAACACCGCTGTTCGTCTTTCCCGAAGGCGGTCGCACGCCGGACGGCACCATCAAGCCGTTCCTGAGTGGAGCGTTTTACGTCGCCATTAAGGCTGGCGTCCCGATTGTGCCCATGGCGATCGTGGGTACGTACGAGATCCTGCCAATGAACAGCTATGTCATTCGGCCACACCCGATCCGCCTGATCGTCGGGAAGCCGATCTCGACCGAAGGAATGAATCCGCGGGAAATGGGCGCGCTGGCGAAAGAGGTGCAGAAGGTAATCGAGGATCTCTATTACGCACACTCGCTCGTTTCCGATCCTCGGATCACACCAGAAGGTACTGAAGTGGCCTGTTCCCCAGAAGCGGACATGACGAAAACTCCCGCGCGGGATTAA
- a CDS encoding multidrug efflux SMR transporter, translating to MYWLWLFAAILLEVAATVFMKLSDGFSKLVPTLIMALLYGISFFPLAIALKKMDVSVAYAVWSAVGTALVTMLGMFLFHEKVSMVKIGAIAMIILGVVALNMTERSTVKSPHDQSSAQLAKSAGAKDGMSQ from the coding sequence ATGTATTGGCTCTGGTTGTTTGCCGCGATACTGCTGGAAGTGGCTGCGACCGTGTTCATGAAACTGTCGGACGGCTTCAGCAAACTTGTTCCGACCCTGATCATGGCGTTGTTGTACGGAATCAGTTTCTTCCCGCTTGCCATTGCATTGAAGAAGATGGATGTTAGTGTCGCTTACGCGGTGTGGTCCGCGGTTGGGACCGCACTCGTCACCATGCTGGGGATGTTCCTCTTCCACGAGAAGGTCAGCATGGTGAAGATCGGAGCGATCGCAATGATCATCCTTGGCGTCGTGGCGCTGAACATGACCGAGCGGAGCACCGTGAAGTCCCCGCACGATCAGTCTTCAGCGCAACTGGCCAAGAGCGCCGGCGCTAAGGATGGGATGTCACAGTAG